In Monodelphis domestica isolate mMonDom1 chromosome 4, mMonDom1.pri, whole genome shotgun sequence, one DNA window encodes the following:
- the MFAP2 gene encoding microfibrillar-associated protein 2 isoform X1, giving the protein MRAAYLFLLCLPAGLLAQGQYDIDPEHVQYTHYGDQIDNPDYYDYQESTHRPPEEQLQYQSQQQVQQEVIPAPTHENSETEPTEPGPLDCREEQYPCTRLYSVHRPCKQCLNEVCFYSLRRMYIINKEICVRTVCAHEELLRADLCRDKFSRCGVMATSGLCQSVAASCARSCGGC; this is encoded by the exons atgAGAGCTGCCTACCTCTTCCTGTTGTGTCTTCCTG cCGGGCTGCTGGCGCAGGGTCAGTATGACATCGACCCTGAACACGTCCAGTACACGCACTACGGAGACCAGATTG ACAATCCTGATTACTACGATTACCAAG AGTCCACCCACCGCCCCCCAGAGGAACAGCTTCAGTACCAGTCCCAGCAGCAGGTCCAGCAGGAGGTGATCCCGGCCCCCACTCATG AAAACTCAGAGACAGAGCCCACAGAGCCTGGACCATTAG ATTGTAGGGAGGAGCAGTATCCCTGTACCCGCCTGTACTCGGTCCACAGGCCCTGTAAACAATGCCTCAATGAGGTCTGCTTTTATAG CCTCCGCCGGATGTACATCATCAACAAAGAAATCTGCGTCCGAACCGTCTGTGCCCACGAGGAGCTGCTGCGAG CTGACCTGTGCCGAGACAAGTTCTCCAGGTGTGGCGTGATGGCGACCAGCGGCCTGTGCCAGTCTGTGGCTGCCTCCTGCGCCAGGAGCTGTGGGGGCTGCTAG
- the MFAP2 gene encoding microfibrillar-associated protein 2 isoform X2 — MDGILPDPPSQAGLLAQGQYDIDPEHVQYTHYGDQIDNPDYYDYQESTHRPPEEQLQYQSQQQVQQEVIPAPTHENSETEPTEPGPLDCREEQYPCTRLYSVHRPCKQCLNEVCFYSLRRMYIINKEICVRTVCAHEELLRADLCRDKFSRCGVMATSGLCQSVAASCARSCGGC, encoded by the exons ATGGATGGGATTCTCCCAGACCCACCTTCCCAAG cCGGGCTGCTGGCGCAGGGTCAGTATGACATCGACCCTGAACACGTCCAGTACACGCACTACGGAGACCAGATTG ACAATCCTGATTACTACGATTACCAAG AGTCCACCCACCGCCCCCCAGAGGAACAGCTTCAGTACCAGTCCCAGCAGCAGGTCCAGCAGGAGGTGATCCCGGCCCCCACTCATG AAAACTCAGAGACAGAGCCCACAGAGCCTGGACCATTAG ATTGTAGGGAGGAGCAGTATCCCTGTACCCGCCTGTACTCGGTCCACAGGCCCTGTAAACAATGCCTCAATGAGGTCTGCTTTTATAG CCTCCGCCGGATGTACATCATCAACAAAGAAATCTGCGTCCGAACCGTCTGTGCCCACGAGGAGCTGCTGCGAG CTGACCTGTGCCGAGACAAGTTCTCCAGGTGTGGCGTGATGGCGACCAGCGGCCTGTGCCAGTCTGTGGCTGCCTCCTGCGCCAGGAGCTGTGGGGGCTGCTAG